One segment of Paenibacillus sp. FSL R7-0337 DNA contains the following:
- the gcvPA gene encoding aminomethyl-transferring glycine dehydrogenase subunit GcvPA — MKHRYLPMTEQDRAEMMETVGIQSIDELFADIPQSVRYQGTLPMSGALDEYALLRHMKGLADKNADFDTHTSFLGAGLYDHHVPVVINHVISRSEFYTAYTPYQPEISQGELQAIFEFQSYICELTGMKVANASMYDGATAFSEAAVLAAGATKRKKLIVSRTVHPEARQVLRTSANAWGLQIVEIDYADGVTDLAKLAEAIDSDTAAVLVQSPNFFGGIEDLRGIEPLIHAVKGLLVVSANPIALGVLESPGRLGADIVVGDAQPLGIAASLGGPTCGFFAVAEPLMRRMPGRIVGQTVDRNGKRGFVLTLQAREQHIRREKATSNICSNQALLALCASVYLSVMGKEGMREVGELNIRKSHYAVGRLAEITGAERVFTAPFFNEFVLKLPEGSSVSAVNSKLLKEGYLVGYDLSRDYPELAGHMLVAVTEKRSKTEIDEFASALEGCV, encoded by the coding sequence ATGAAGCACCGCTATCTGCCAATGACTGAGCAAGACCGCGCAGAAATGATGGAGACCGTAGGCATACAATCCATCGATGAGCTGTTCGCCGATATTCCGCAGTCTGTCCGTTACCAGGGAACCCTGCCGATGTCCGGCGCCTTGGACGAATACGCACTGCTTCGCCATATGAAGGGCCTGGCTGACAAGAATGCCGACTTCGATACCCACACCAGCTTCCTGGGCGCCGGATTGTACGACCACCACGTTCCGGTCGTCATCAACCATGTGATTTCCCGTTCGGAATTCTATACTGCCTACACTCCTTACCAGCCGGAGATCAGCCAGGGGGAGCTTCAGGCGATCTTTGAATTCCAATCCTATATCTGTGAGCTGACCGGCATGAAGGTTGCCAATGCCAGTATGTATGACGGCGCAACCGCCTTCTCCGAAGCGGCTGTGTTGGCCGCAGGCGCCACCAAACGCAAGAAACTGATTGTCTCCCGTACCGTTCACCCGGAAGCGCGTCAGGTGCTGCGTACCTCCGCCAACGCCTGGGGTCTGCAAATTGTAGAGATTGACTATGCTGACGGGGTAACGGATCTTGCCAAGCTGGCCGAAGCCATCGACAGCGATACCGCTGCCGTTCTGGTTCAGTCCCCCAACTTCTTCGGCGGGATTGAGGATCTGCGCGGGATCGAACCGCTGATCCATGCGGTTAAGGGACTGCTTGTCGTCAGCGCGAATCCCATTGCACTTGGCGTATTGGAGTCTCCCGGACGGCTTGGCGCAGATATCGTTGTCGGTGACGCGCAGCCGCTGGGAATTGCCGCTTCGCTCGGCGGTCCGACCTGCGGATTCTTCGCCGTTGCCGAGCCGCTCATGCGCCGGATGCCGGGCCGGATCGTCGGCCAGACGGTTGACCGGAATGGCAAGCGCGGCTTCGTGCTGACGCTGCAAGCCCGCGAACAGCATATCCGCCGGGAGAAGGCGACCTCGAATATCTGCTCCAATCAGGCGCTCTTGGCGCTGTGCGCTTCCGTCTACTTGTCCGTGATGGGCAAGGAGGGCATGCGCGAGGTTGGTGAGTTGAACATCCGCAAGAGCCACTATGCCGTTGGGCGGCTGGCTGAAATCACTGGCGCAGAGCGCGTCTTCACTGCCCCGTTCTTCAATGAATTCGTCCTGAAGCTCCCGGAGGGCAGCAGTGTGAGTGCGGTTAACTCCAAGCTGCTGAAGGAAGGCTATCTGGTCGGTTATGACTTAAGCCGGGATTATCCCGAGCTGGCCGGACATATGCTGGTTGCCGTAACGGAGAAACGAAGCAAGACCGAAATTGACGAATTCGCAAGCGCACTGGAGGGCTGTGTATGA
- the gcvT gene encoding glycine cleavage system aminomethyltransferase GcvT, whose protein sequence is MESLRRTPFYDLYAAYAESRCIDFGGWELPVQFTGIVKEHEAVRERAGLFDVSHMGEFMVTGSGAEAFLQRMTTNDVTRLEDGAAQYTLMLYPSGGVVDDLLVYRLGVERYMLVVNASNIDKDFQWLQEHLTAEFSGVSLKNISDETLLLALQGPLAETILAKVTQVSLTELKQFHFLEHAEVCGVTVLLSRTGYTGEDGFELYAPADTAAALWNGLLDAGAPHGLTPAGLGARDTLRFEAKLPLYGQELSAEITPLEAGVQFFVKLDAGDFIGRDALLKQKEAGLPRRLVGLEMIDRGIPRSHYPVYADGVKIGEVTTGTQSPTLKRNLGLALLDAAYTEIGTEVYVEIRGKQLKAAVIKAPFYKRSQGVKPQ, encoded by the coding sequence ATGGAGTCTTTGAGAAGAACGCCTTTTTATGACCTCTATGCCGCTTATGCGGAGTCCAGATGTATTGATTTCGGCGGCTGGGAGCTGCCGGTGCAGTTCACCGGCATCGTGAAGGAGCATGAAGCCGTCCGTGAACGGGCCGGACTGTTCGATGTCTCCCACATGGGGGAATTCATGGTTACCGGGAGCGGTGCAGAAGCCTTCCTCCAGAGAATGACCACGAATGATGTCACCCGCCTGGAAGACGGCGCAGCGCAGTACACCCTGATGCTCTACCCAAGCGGCGGAGTGGTGGACGATCTGCTGGTATACCGGCTGGGCGTGGAGCGTTACATGCTTGTCGTCAATGCGTCCAATATCGACAAGGACTTCCAGTGGCTGCAGGAGCATCTTACCGCTGAATTCAGCGGCGTCAGTCTGAAGAATATCTCGGATGAGACGCTGCTGCTCGCGTTGCAGGGTCCGCTGGCAGAGACGATTCTGGCCAAGGTCACGCAGGTGTCTCTAACAGAGCTTAAGCAGTTCCACTTCCTCGAACACGCTGAAGTCTGCGGCGTCACCGTCCTGCTCTCCCGTACCGGATATACCGGTGAGGACGGCTTCGAGCTGTATGCTCCCGCAGATACAGCAGCAGCACTCTGGAACGGCCTGCTGGACGCTGGCGCTCCGCATGGCCTGACGCCTGCCGGACTCGGCGCACGCGATACGCTCCGCTTCGAAGCCAAGCTGCCGCTGTACGGCCAGGAGCTGTCGGCGGAGATTACGCCGCTTGAAGCCGGTGTCCAGTTCTTCGTGAAGCTGGACGCCGGCGATTTCATCGGCCGCGATGCCCTGCTGAAGCAGAAGGAAGCCGGTCTGCCCCGGCGTCTTGTGGGCCTGGAGATGATCGACCGCGGCATTCCCCGTTCCCACTACCCTGTGTACGCGGACGGAGTGAAGATCGGTGAAGTAACGACTGGCACCCAGTCCCCGACCCTGAAGCGGAATCTCGGACTCGCCCTGCTGGACGCTGCCTATACGGAGATCGGCACAGAGGTGTACGTGGAGATTCGCGGCAAGCAGCTCAAGGCTGCCGTCATCAAAGCCCCATTCTACAAAAGAAGCCAAGGAGTGAAGCCGCAATGA
- a CDS encoding flagellar motor protein MotB has protein sequence MRQRNRRQPRAAAGKESRDRWMITYADLITLLLIFFVILYAMSSLDSQKYAIVSGSLSDTFKSGSAVLEGGSGVLEGNQGITGAGVSKGHNEDGGDTGAPSATDSADADGLNGTGQTGDGAGHQPSARELAFREQEAKLAALMGVITEYVEENNLGEQIFVADKPQGIAITLSDRFLFDAGKAELKSPAFPALRQLSGLFRGIGATISIEGHTDNVPVTPGSVYKDNWELSGARALSVLRFFLDKEGLSPDTFQYAGYADTRPAYDNTTTEGKQRNRRVELIVLRQLQEKE, from the coding sequence ATGAGACAAAGAAACCGCCGGCAGCCCCGTGCCGCCGCCGGCAAGGAGAGCCGGGACCGCTGGATGATTACCTACGCGGATCTGATCACGCTTCTGCTTATTTTCTTCGTGATTCTGTATGCTATGAGCAGCTTGGATTCGCAGAAGTATGCCATTGTCAGCGGCTCCTTATCGGATACCTTCAAGAGCGGAAGTGCAGTGCTGGAAGGCGGAAGCGGCGTGCTGGAAGGCAATCAGGGAATCACCGGGGCTGGCGTTTCGAAGGGTCATAATGAAGACGGTGGAGACACTGGCGCTCCTTCAGCCACAGACTCTGCGGATGCGGACGGGCTGAATGGAACCGGGCAAACAGGAGATGGGGCGGGGCACCAGCCGTCAGCGCGCGAGCTTGCTTTTCGGGAACAGGAAGCGAAGCTGGCTGCTCTTATGGGCGTCATCACGGAGTATGTGGAGGAGAATAACCTTGGGGAACAGATTTTTGTTGCTGATAAGCCGCAGGGCATTGCCATCACGCTGAGTGACCGGTTCCTGTTCGATGCGGGAAAGGCTGAGTTGAAATCCCCTGCCTTCCCTGCACTGCGCCAGCTCTCCGGCCTATTCCGCGGTATCGGCGCTACCATCAGCATCGAAGGCCACACCGACAATGTTCCCGTGACACCAGGATCAGTGTACAAAGACAACTGGGAGTTATCGGGCGCCCGGGCGCTGTCCGTCCTGCGCTTTTTTCTGGACAAAGAGGGGCTGAGCCCTGATACCTTCCAGTACGCAGGTTATGCCGATACCCGGCCTGCTTACGATAATACAACCACTGAGGGAAAGCAGCGGAACCGCCGGGTTGAACTGATTGTGCTGCGCCAGCTTCAGGAGAAGGAGTAA
- the gcvH gene encoding glycine cleavage system protein GcvH, whose protein sequence is MSEVLDNLLYSEEHEWAQQGEGREVRVGITDHAQHLLGDIVFVEFPEVGAAISAGDSVGSIESVKTVSELYSPVSGKVTKINDALEASPELINDHPYGDGWIFELELDAEFGEAVTGLLDAAAYKELVGE, encoded by the coding sequence ATGAGTGAAGTGCTTGACAACCTGCTATACAGCGAAGAGCATGAGTGGGCGCAGCAGGGCGAGGGACGCGAAGTACGTGTAGGGATTACGGATCATGCGCAGCATCTGCTGGGCGATATCGTGTTTGTAGAATTTCCGGAAGTAGGCGCGGCGATCTCCGCAGGCGACAGCGTGGGCAGTATCGAATCCGTGAAGACCGTATCGGAGCTATATTCACCCGTATCAGGCAAGGTGACCAAGATCAACGATGCGCTGGAGGCCAGCCCGGAGCTGATCAACGATCACCCTTACGGGGACGGCTGGATTTTTGAGCTGGAGCTTGATGCAGAGTTCGGAGAGGCAGTAACCGGCCTGCTGGATGCGGCTGCGTACAAGGAACTGGTTGGGGAATAA
- the uvrB gene encoding excinuclease ABC subunit UvrB, which translates to MSDIVVSTKTFELESEYTPQGDQPHAIEELVDGIRQGKKHQTLLGATGTGKTFTIAQVISKLNRPTLVIAHNKTLAAQLASEFKEFFPSNSVDYFVSYYDYYQPEAYIPSSDTYIEKDSSINEEIDKLRHSATSSLFERRDVIIVASVSCIYGLGSPKEYGSLLLSLRVGMEKPRNQILSRLVDIQYQRNDINFVRGTFRVRGDVVEIFPASQGEHAIRVELFGDEIERITEIDVLTGELIGERDHIAIFPASHFVTQEETMRVALVNIERELEERLAVLNGAGKLLEAQRLEQRTRYDIEMMKEVGFCSGIENYSGPLTFREPGATPYTLMDYFPDDMLIVIDESHATLPQIRAMYNGDRARKTVLVEHGFRLPSALDNRPLQFEEFEDKVSQIVYVSATPGPYEMEHCDTMVQQIIRPTGLLDPIIEVRPTEGQIDDLISEIRDRVERDERVLVTTLTKKMSEDLTDYFKEIGIKVRYMHSDIKTLERMAILRDLRLGTFHVLVGINLLREGLDLPEVSLVAILDADKEGFLRSERSLIQTIGRAARNSDGRVILYGDRITDSMEKAMSETQRRREIQMAHNEKHGITPTTINKKVRDIIEATKVAESKADYLTGVGGKLNKKDKQSLMQRLEAEMKDAAKNLQFERAAELRDALLELRAE; encoded by the coding sequence ATGAGTGATATTGTCGTCAGTACGAAGACTTTTGAACTGGAGTCCGAGTATACACCCCAGGGCGATCAGCCTCATGCCATAGAAGAGTTAGTGGACGGCATCCGGCAGGGCAAGAAGCACCAGACGCTGCTGGGAGCGACAGGTACAGGCAAGACCTTTACCATCGCGCAAGTGATTTCCAAATTGAACCGCCCGACGCTGGTCATTGCGCACAACAAGACGCTTGCTGCACAGCTGGCGAGTGAGTTCAAAGAATTTTTTCCAAGCAATTCCGTGGATTACTTCGTCAGTTACTACGATTACTACCAGCCTGAGGCGTACATTCCTTCCTCTGATACCTACATTGAGAAAGACTCCAGCATAAATGAAGAAATCGACAAGCTCCGCCACTCTGCAACCAGCTCGTTGTTCGAACGCCGTGACGTTATTATTGTGGCGAGTGTGTCGTGTATTTATGGCCTCGGTTCGCCGAAGGAATATGGAAGCTTGCTGCTCTCGCTGCGGGTAGGGATGGAGAAGCCGCGTAATCAGATTCTGAGCCGGCTCGTAGATATCCAGTATCAGCGTAACGATATTAATTTTGTGCGCGGTACGTTCCGTGTACGCGGGGATGTCGTTGAGATCTTCCCGGCATCCCAGGGAGAACATGCGATCCGGGTTGAATTGTTCGGAGACGAGATCGAGCGGATCACGGAGATAGACGTTCTGACAGGCGAACTGATCGGCGAACGAGATCATATTGCGATCTTCCCTGCGTCCCACTTTGTCACCCAGGAAGAGACGATGCGTGTAGCCCTTGTTAATATTGAACGTGAGCTTGAGGAGCGGCTGGCTGTGCTTAATGGAGCAGGCAAGCTGCTGGAGGCTCAGCGCCTGGAGCAGCGGACCCGTTATGATATCGAGATGATGAAGGAAGTCGGCTTTTGTTCGGGAATCGAGAACTATTCCGGTCCGCTTACCTTCCGTGAGCCGGGAGCTACTCCTTATACGCTGATGGACTATTTCCCGGATGATATGCTGATTGTGATCGACGAGTCCCATGCTACGCTTCCGCAGATCCGGGCGATGTATAATGGTGACCGTGCGCGTAAGACCGTCCTGGTGGAGCATGGATTCCGCCTGCCGTCTGCGCTGGATAACCGTCCGCTGCAGTTCGAGGAATTCGAAGACAAGGTGAGCCAGATTGTATATGTGTCTGCCACACCGGGACCTTATGAGATGGAGCATTGCGACACTATGGTTCAGCAGATTATCCGTCCTACCGGTCTGCTTGACCCGATTATAGAAGTGCGTCCTACCGAAGGACAGATCGATGATCTGATTAGTGAAATCCGTGACCGGGTAGAACGCGATGAACGTGTACTCGTTACCACCCTTACGAAGAAGATGTCTGAGGACCTGACGGACTACTTCAAGGAGATTGGCATCAAGGTACGTTATATGCACTCTGATATCAAGACGCTGGAGCGGATGGCAATCCTGCGTGATCTCCGTCTGGGTACCTTCCACGTGCTGGTCGGTATTAACCTGCTTAGAGAGGGTCTTGACCTGCCGGAGGTCTCGCTTGTCGCCATCCTGGATGCCGATAAGGAAGGGTTCCTCCGTTCCGAGCGTTCGCTGATCCAGACGATCGGGCGGGCCGCGCGTAACTCTGACGGGCGTGTTATTTTGTATGGGGACCGCATAACAGATTCCATGGAGAAGGCAATGAGCGAAACCCAGCGCCGCCGTGAGATTCAAATGGCTCATAATGAGAAGCACGGGATTACCCCGACAACCATCAACAAAAAGGTCCGCGACATCATCGAGGCGACCAAGGTGGCCGAGTCCAAGGCCGATTACCTCACCGGTGTCGGCGGCAAGCTGAACAAGAAAGACAAACAGAGCCTGATGCAGCGCCTGGAGGCCGAGATGAAGGACGCCGCCAAGAACCTGCAATTCGAACGCGCCGCCGAGCTGCGCGATGCCTTGCTTGAACTGCGGGCAGAGTAA
- a CDS encoding flagellar motor protein, protein MDFITILGLLAGIAAMIGGFLWEGGSLSGLLQPNAALIVFGGTLAAVLISFPGSKLRSIPAALRLAFDRQRDTSREQAEELIAMAALTRRGGVLALEKRAEEHPDPFTREGLFLIVDGNDPDQVRQILELGMDAKELKYEGYAKIFEAAGGYAPTMGIIGTVMGLIRVLSNLTDPSNLGASIAVAFTATLYGVASANLLFLPIASKIKSRSQSELGTMEMLLVGILSLQNGDHPHLVRQKLAPFLTDAPKRSIRTSPEEPL, encoded by the coding sequence ATGGATTTCATTACAATACTCGGCCTGCTGGCCGGAATTGCCGCTATGATCGGCGGTTTTCTGTGGGAAGGCGGCAGCCTGTCCGGCCTGCTGCAGCCCAATGCTGCCCTGATCGTGTTCGGCGGCACCCTTGCGGCGGTGCTCATCAGCTTCCCGGGGTCCAAGCTCCGCAGCATTCCGGCGGCGCTCCGCCTGGCTTTTGACCGGCAACGGGATACCAGCCGGGAACAAGCCGAAGAGCTGATTGCCATGGCTGCACTCACGCGGCGCGGCGGTGTTCTCGCCCTGGAGAAACGGGCAGAAGAACATCCCGATCCCTTCACCCGTGAAGGCCTGTTTCTGATTGTCGACGGCAATGACCCGGATCAGGTCCGCCAGATCCTGGAGCTTGGGATGGATGCCAAGGAGCTGAAATATGAAGGCTATGCCAAAATATTCGAAGCCGCCGGCGGCTATGCACCGACCATGGGCATTATCGGTACCGTTATGGGGCTAATCCGGGTTCTAAGCAATTTAACGGACCCTTCCAATCTGGGTGCGTCGATTGCCGTAGCTTTTACAGCAACACTCTATGGCGTAGCCAGTGCCAATCTACTCTTTTTACCCATCGCCTCCAAAATCAAATCCCGCAGCCAAAGTGAGCTGGGCACCATGGAGATGCTGCTCGTCGGCATTCTGTCCCTGCAGAATGGGGATCACCCGCATCTGGTCCGGCAAAAGCTGGCCCCTTTCCTGACAGACGCTCCTAAACGCAGCATCCGCACCAGCCCGGAGGAACCGCTATGA
- the uvrA gene encoding excinuclease ABC subunit UvrA translates to MAHESIVIKGARAHNLKNIDVTIPRDRFVVLTGLSGSGKSSLAFDTIYAEGQRRYVESLSAYARQFLGQMEKPDVDSIDGLSPAISIDQKTTSRNPRSTVGTVTEIYDYLRLLFARVGHPHCPDHGIEITSQTVEQMVDRIMQYPEKTRLQILAPVISGRKGEHKGLFTDISKQGFVRVRVDGELREVTEDIVLEKNKKHTIEVVVDRIVIKDDIETRLTDSLETALKLSGGQILVDVMGQEELLFSASFACPVCGFSIEELAPRMFSFNSPFGACPECDGLGMNMVVDPDLLIPDMEKSIEEGAFLAWTGSTSNYYPQFLKSVCEHFKIPQNVPVSSLSPEHMNKLLHGTGSEKIRFRYENDFGQRKDALVAFEGIIPNLERRYRDTASEGIREFIEGFMSAKPCHSCKGKRLKKEILAVTINERNVADVTDLSIGDCLDFFADLKLSEKETAIANLILKEISSRLGFLVNVGLNYLTLSRAAGSLSGGEAQRIRLATQIGSSLMGVLYILDEPSIGLHQRDNDRLIATLAHMRDLGNTLIVVEHDEDTMMAADYIIDIGPGAGKHGGQIIAQGTPEEIMKDPGSLTGEYLSGRKFIPVTAKRRPTDNERWIEIRGAKENNLKNVNVKIPLGVFTAVTGVSGSGKSSLINEILYKSLARQLNKAVKVRPGLHKEIRGLENLDKVIEIDQSPIGRTPRSNPATYTGVFDDIRDLFSKTNEAKVRGFQKGRFSFNVKGGRCEACRGDGIIKIEMHFLPDVYVPCEVCKGKRYNRETLEVKYKGKNISDVLEMTVEDATEFFKNIPKIHRKMQTLLDVGLGYINIGQPGTTLSGGEAQRVKLASELYRRSTGKTLYILDEPTTGLHVDDIGRLLEVLHRLVDSGESVLVIEHNLDVIKTADYIVDMGPEGGSGGGTVLATGTPEKLITVEESYTGRYLKPVLIRDTERTLAMELQTSETV, encoded by the coding sequence TTGGCACATGAAAGTATAGTAATCAAGGGCGCAAGGGCCCATAATCTCAAGAACATCGACGTAACGATTCCGCGTGACCGCTTCGTCGTGCTAACGGGGCTGAGCGGTTCGGGTAAATCCTCCCTGGCCTTCGACACCATCTACGCCGAGGGACAACGCCGGTATGTGGAGTCTTTGTCTGCGTATGCCCGCCAGTTCCTGGGCCAGATGGAGAAGCCGGATGTAGATTCCATCGACGGACTCTCTCCGGCCATATCGATTGATCAGAAGACTACTAGCCGTAACCCGCGTTCCACGGTAGGGACGGTTACGGAAATCTATGACTATCTGCGGCTGCTTTTTGCCCGGGTTGGCCATCCGCATTGTCCGGATCATGGCATAGAGATCACTTCGCAGACCGTCGAACAGATGGTGGACCGGATTATGCAATACCCGGAGAAGACTCGCCTGCAGATTCTGGCCCCAGTCATTTCCGGCCGTAAGGGTGAGCATAAGGGTCTCTTCACAGATATCTCGAAGCAAGGCTTCGTCCGTGTACGTGTGGATGGTGAACTACGCGAAGTGACGGAAGATATTGTACTGGAGAAGAATAAAAAGCATACGATTGAGGTTGTTGTTGACCGGATTGTGATTAAGGATGATATCGAGACCCGGCTTACCGATTCTTTGGAGACTGCGCTGAAGCTGTCCGGCGGTCAGATTCTCGTTGATGTGATGGGCCAGGAAGAGCTGTTGTTCAGTGCCAGCTTTGCTTGTCCAGTCTGCGGATTCAGCATAGAAGAGCTGGCGCCGCGCATGTTCTCCTTCAACAGCCCATTTGGGGCCTGCCCTGAGTGTGACGGGCTGGGGATGAATATGGTAGTCGATCCCGATCTGCTGATCCCGGATATGGAGAAGTCCATTGAAGAAGGAGCTTTCCTGGCCTGGACAGGCAGTACGTCGAACTACTATCCACAGTTCCTGAAATCTGTATGCGAGCATTTCAAAATACCGCAGAATGTACCGGTCAGCAGCCTGTCGCCAGAGCATATGAACAAGCTGCTGCACGGAACGGGCAGCGAGAAGATCCGCTTCCGGTATGAGAACGACTTCGGCCAGCGCAAAGACGCTCTCGTTGCGTTTGAGGGAATAATTCCTAATCTGGAGCGCCGGTACCGTGATACAGCCTCTGAGGGTATCCGTGAGTTCATTGAAGGCTTCATGAGCGCCAAGCCCTGCCATTCGTGTAAGGGAAAGCGGCTCAAGAAAGAGATTCTGGCGGTGACCATCAATGAGCGGAATGTTGCCGATGTGACGGATCTTTCCATTGGGGATTGCCTGGACTTTTTCGCAGATCTGAAGCTTAGTGAGAAAGAAACAGCGATTGCCAATCTGATCCTCAAGGAAATCAGCAGCCGGCTAGGCTTCCTGGTGAATGTGGGGCTGAACTATCTGACCCTTAGCCGGGCAGCAGGTTCTCTATCCGGCGGGGAAGCCCAGCGCATCAGGCTGGCTACCCAGATCGGCTCCAGTCTGATGGGAGTCCTCTATATTCTGGATGAGCCAAGTATCGGCCTGCATCAGCGGGATAATGACCGCCTGATTGCTACACTGGCCCATATGCGTGACCTCGGCAATACGCTCATTGTTGTTGAGCATGATGAGGATACCATGATGGCGGCTGACTATATTATCGACATTGGACCGGGAGCTGGCAAACACGGCGGCCAAATCATTGCCCAAGGGACCCCGGAGGAGATTATGAAGGACCCCGGTTCCCTGACCGGTGAATACTTGAGCGGACGCAAGTTCATCCCGGTGACTGCTAAGCGGCGGCCAACCGATAATGAACGCTGGATCGAGATCCGTGGAGCGAAGGAGAATAACCTGAAGAATGTGAATGTAAAGATTCCGCTCGGTGTGTTCACAGCGGTAACCGGCGTATCCGGGTCAGGCAAATCTTCGCTCATTAACGAGATTCTCTACAAGAGTCTGGCCCGCCAGCTTAACAAGGCGGTCAAGGTTCGCCCAGGCTTGCACAAAGAAATCCGCGGCCTGGAGAATCTGGACAAGGTCATCGAAATTGACCAGTCCCCTATTGGACGTACTCCGCGCTCCAATCCGGCTACGTACACAGGCGTGTTCGATGATATCCGTGATCTGTTCTCCAAGACGAATGAGGCCAAGGTACGCGGCTTCCAGAAGGGGCGCTTCAGCTTCAATGTGAAGGGCGGCCGCTGTGAGGCGTGCCGTGGAGACGGGATCATCAAGATTGAGATGCACTTCCTGCCGGATGTCTACGTGCCCTGTGAAGTTTGCAAAGGCAAACGGTATAACCGCGAGACGCTGGAAGTGAAATATAAAGGCAAAAATATCTCGGATGTGCTGGAAATGACAGTGGAGGATGCAACGGAGTTCTTTAAGAACATTCCGAAGATTCACCGCAAAATGCAGACCTTGCTGGATGTAGGTCTGGGTTATATTAACATCGGCCAGCCGGGAACCACCCTGTCCGGCGGTGAAGCTCAGCGTGTGAAGCTGGCTTCGGAGCTGTACCGCCGCAGCACCGGCAAGACCCTCTATATCCTGGATGAGCCGACAACCGGCCTGCATGTGGATGACATCGGCCGTCTGCTTGAGGTACTGCACCGTCTGGTCGATTCAGGCGAATCGGTTCTGGTTATCGAGCATAATCTCGATGTCATCAAGACGGCCGATTATATCGTCGATATGGGACCGGAAGGCGGCAGCGGCGGCGGTACGGTCCTAGCCACTGGAACACCGGAGAAGCTGATTACTGTTGAGGAATCCTACACTGGCCGCTACCTGAAGCCTGTCCTGATCCGTGATACGGAACGTACGTTGGCTATGGAACTACAGACTTCTGAGACGGTGTAG